A window of Natrinema versiforme contains these coding sequences:
- a CDS encoding orc1/cdc6 family replication initiation protein, with amino-acid sequence MSSSGDDLFTRDDPIFENKELLEINHLPAEGRIVGRDDEISELANAVNPAIFGQSPSNLLIYGKTGTGKSLCAKYISERAVRVAGDEDVTSAFAYVDCAQDNTETQAVQTIAHALNEPARTDVRIPDKGLSTSTYYKRLWKVLDSQYDVVLVILDEVDKLDDDDILMQLSRAGEAGKLESCKIGVIGISNKIKYKDRLDERVKSSLCEREFVFPPYDANQLRDIMQARSDAFKDGVLEPSVIPRAAALAAREHGDARKAIDILRYAGEIAQSKGSETVREEFVVQARERAETDRFRELIRGSTPHSRYVLQALAVLSLNATEEDGFRTTKIYDVYEEICRQERSDPLSLRRVRDLLKEHAFLDILEQARRSGGSAEGSYTEHQLLEDPEVVRTVLVETDES; translated from the coding sequence ATGTCGAGTTCCGGCGACGACCTGTTCACGCGCGACGATCCGATCTTCGAGAACAAGGAACTGCTCGAGATCAATCATCTCCCCGCGGAGGGGCGAATCGTCGGCCGGGACGACGAGATTTCGGAACTCGCGAACGCGGTCAACCCCGCGATTTTCGGTCAGAGCCCGAGTAACCTCCTCATCTACGGCAAGACAGGTACGGGAAAGTCCCTCTGTGCGAAGTACATCTCGGAACGGGCCGTCCGCGTCGCGGGCGACGAGGACGTCACCTCGGCCTTTGCCTACGTCGACTGCGCACAGGACAACACGGAGACCCAAGCCGTCCAGACGATCGCCCACGCGCTGAACGAACCGGCACGCACCGACGTGCGAATCCCCGATAAGGGGCTCAGCACCTCGACGTACTACAAGCGTCTCTGGAAAGTACTCGACTCCCAGTACGATGTCGTCCTCGTGATTCTGGACGAGGTCGACAAACTCGACGACGACGACATTCTCATGCAACTCTCGCGTGCGGGCGAGGCCGGCAAGCTCGAGTCGTGCAAGATCGGGGTGATCGGCATCAGTAACAAGATCAAGTACAAGGATCGGTTGGACGAGCGGGTCAAGTCCAGCCTCTGTGAGCGCGAGTTCGTCTTTCCGCCCTACGACGCGAACCAGCTCAGGGACATCATGCAGGCCCGCAGCGACGCGTTCAAGGACGGCGTCCTCGAGCCGTCGGTGATCCCCCGGGCCGCGGCGCTGGCCGCCCGCGAGCACGGCGACGCGCGGAAGGCGATCGACATCCTCCGCTACGCCGGGGAGATCGCCCAGTCGAAGGGCAGCGAAACGGTCCGAGAGGAGTTCGTCGTACAGGCCCGCGAGCGGGCCGAGACCGATCGATTCCGGGAACTCATCCGCGGCTCGACCCCGCACTCGCGGTACGTCCTACAGGCGCTTGCAGTCCTCTCGCTCAACGCGACCGAGGAAGACGGGTTCCGGACGACGAAGATCTACGACGTCTACGAGGAGATCTGTCGCCAGGAGCGCTCCGATCCACTCTCGCTCCGGCGGGTCCGCGACCTGCTGAAAGAACACGCGTTCCTCGACATCTTGGAGCAGGCCCGCCGGAGCGGCGGCAGCGCCGAAGGCAGTTACACCGAACACCAGTTACTCGAGGATCCGGAGGTCGTCCGGACGGTCCTCGTCGAGACCGACGAATCGTAG
- a CDS encoding MTH865 family protein: MADEAELREQMIDAFEDADYPVSGPMDLVPALPNGPGTTFESGDFSMTAMELNTKTSGGDFPYEDVESLVDDLLAQLRERGEL, encoded by the coding sequence ATGGCAGACGAAGCCGAACTCCGCGAGCAGATGATCGACGCCTTCGAGGACGCCGACTATCCAGTCTCGGGGCCGATGGACCTCGTCCCGGCGCTGCCGAACGGTCCCGGGACGACGTTCGAATCCGGTGACTTCTCGATGACTGCGATGGAACTGAACACCAAGACCTCCGGCGGTGACTTTCCGTACGAAGACGTCGAGTCGCTCGTCGACGACCTGCTCGCACAGCTCCGGGAGCGAGGCGAGTTGTGA
- a CDS encoding peptidase M10A and M12B matrixin and adamalysin, which yields MKRRVFLGTVGSMASLGTLAYATRDPDETLAVRIWFSERAATYDGVADRILEYLEEVFALEYWTLDVSIGGSVSVSTEDAARLTIRGEWPRAVAAGALGRRDLEPVSDVNLLVTDGEMERAPTGYGIPHIASVGGARHIAALESFDELVDDDARLIVPYATPTRSIQVLVHEIGHALGLEHEHGVAFRRDGAVIATPMLSSYAWDPSYDTDRPHCGTAIPSTDDRKRKLSLAFSSCARRELAAYEGGLFSNGTARRTDRSLPERRNRTR from the coding sequence GTGAAGCGTCGCGTGTTCCTCGGAACGGTCGGGTCGATGGCCTCGCTCGGCACGTTAGCGTACGCGACGCGCGACCCGGACGAGACGCTCGCGGTCCGGATCTGGTTCTCGGAACGGGCCGCGACCTACGACGGGGTCGCCGATCGCATCCTCGAGTATCTCGAGGAGGTGTTCGCCCTCGAGTACTGGACACTCGACGTCTCTATCGGCGGCTCCGTCTCGGTCTCGACCGAGGATGCCGCGCGACTCACCATCCGCGGCGAGTGGCCGAGGGCCGTCGCTGCGGGCGCGCTCGGCCGCCGCGACCTCGAACCGGTGTCGGACGTCAACCTGCTGGTGACCGACGGGGAGATGGAACGAGCACCGACCGGATACGGAATCCCCCACATCGCATCGGTCGGCGGGGCCCGACACATCGCCGCGCTCGAGTCGTTCGACGAACTGGTCGACGACGACGCGCGCTTGATCGTTCCGTACGCGACGCCGACGCGGTCGATTCAGGTGCTCGTCCACGAGATCGGACACGCGCTCGGACTGGAACACGAACACGGCGTCGCGTTCCGCCGCGATGGGGCCGTGATCGCGACGCCGATGCTCAGCAGCTACGCGTGGGATCCGTCGTACGATACCGACCGCCCGCACTGTGGGACGGCGATTCCGAGCACGGACGACCGAAAACGGAAACTCAGCCTCGCCTTTTCGTCGTGTGCCCGCCGCGAACTCGCGGCCTACGAGGGCGGGCTTTTCTCGAACGGCACCGCTCGGCGAACCGACCGATCGCTCCCGGAGCGACGAAACAGGACGCGGTGA
- a CDS encoding Xaa-Pro peptidase family protein → MQSPFDRRIAACQRRLERADADLVVCFPSPNLTYLTGFEESPSERHLLLFVPDTGDPALVAPAMYEDQLSELPIADLRLRCWTDADDPLETAENVLAGYSLDGTEPATVLVDDRMWATFTQDLRELLPDAEFGLASAALEPLRIRKDDVELAALRRAGELADRISLEIRTRGDDLVGMTESELASEIDRLLAAVGGEEPAFETIVAAGPNGARPHHHGGSREIEAGEPIVLDFGAFVDADLEAGTGRYPGDQTRTIVVGEPPAEYERVHDTVKEAQQAAIDAIDPGVTAGSVDRAARAVIEDAGYGDAFVHRTGHGVGLEVHEPPYIVAGNDRELEPGMVFSVEPGVYLEGQFGVRIEDLVAVTEDGAERLNDTPRGWEAGR, encoded by the coding sequence ATGCAATCCCCGTTCGATCGCCGGATCGCGGCCTGTCAGCGTCGACTCGAGCGCGCCGACGCCGATCTGGTCGTCTGCTTTCCGAGTCCGAACCTGACCTATCTGACCGGCTTCGAGGAATCGCCGTCCGAACGGCACCTGTTACTGTTCGTTCCCGACACCGGTGATCCCGCGCTGGTCGCGCCGGCGATGTACGAGGACCAGCTGTCCGAGCTTCCGATTGCGGACCTTCGACTGCGCTGCTGGACCGACGCGGACGACCCGCTCGAGACTGCCGAGAACGTACTGGCGGGCTATTCGCTCGACGGGACGGAGCCGGCGACCGTCCTCGTCGACGATCGAATGTGGGCGACGTTCACGCAGGATCTCCGGGAGCTACTGCCTGACGCCGAGTTCGGCCTCGCGAGTGCCGCCCTCGAGCCGCTACGAATCCGCAAGGACGACGTCGAACTCGCGGCGCTCCGGCGGGCCGGCGAACTCGCGGACCGCATCTCGCTCGAGATCCGCACGCGTGGGGACGACCTCGTCGGCATGACCGAATCGGAACTGGCGAGCGAGATCGATCGACTGCTCGCCGCGGTGGGCGGCGAGGAGCCGGCCTTCGAGACCATCGTCGCCGCCGGGCCGAACGGTGCCCGACCCCACCACCACGGCGGCTCGCGGGAGATCGAGGCCGGTGAGCCGATCGTCCTGGACTTCGGCGCGTTCGTCGACGCCGATCTCGAGGCCGGAACGGGCCGATATCCCGGCGACCAGACGCGGACGATCGTCGTCGGCGAGCCGCCCGCCGAGTACGAGCGGGTCCACGACACCGTCAAAGAGGCTCAACAGGCCGCGATCGACGCGATCGATCCGGGCGTTACGGCCGGGTCGGTCGACCGCGCGGCCAGAGCGGTCATCGAGGACGCCGGCTACGGCGACGCCTTCGTCCACCGAACCGGCCACGGGGTCGGCCTCGAGGTCCACGAACCGCCCTATATCGTCGCGGGCAACGATCGCGAACTCGAGCCCGGCATGGTCTTCAGCGTCGAGCCGGGCGTCTACCTCGAGGGTCAGTTCGGCGTCCGGATCGAGGACCTCGTTGCGGTGACCGAGGACGGTGCCGAGCGACTGAACGACACGCCGCGCGGCTGGGAGGCCGGCCGCTGA
- a CDS encoding SCO family protein, producing the protein MDRRTYLGTAGIAGLTSVAGCLGGDGENTGDTDDTDTVLGNPDVRRGDPSYPIHGEEFPSFSLQDPIAEETVSLEDFVGERPFVITYFYSSCPDGMCQQLLQHFHRIQEDAMDSDYADELGLLAVTFDPDRDTADPLRSYGTQMGIDVDADHWHFLRPADNETAKTLLKETFGLPLERDDEQSEGSANESTNESANESSDSGGEYTFTHSALVQLVNDRGIVERAYPRASNQRETVNTQVMVEDARTVVGVTE; encoded by the coding sequence ATGGACCGGCGGACATACCTCGGAACGGCCGGAATCGCAGGGTTGACTAGCGTTGCCGGCTGCCTCGGCGGGGACGGCGAGAACACGGGCGATACGGACGACACTGATACCGTCCTCGGTAACCCGGACGTGCGACGAGGCGATCCCTCGTATCCGATTCACGGCGAGGAGTTCCCGTCGTTCTCCCTCCAGGATCCGATCGCGGAGGAGACCGTCTCGCTCGAGGACTTCGTCGGCGAGCGTCCGTTCGTGATTACGTACTTCTATTCGTCTTGCCCGGACGGCATGTGCCAGCAGCTCCTCCAACACTTCCATCGAATACAGGAAGACGCCATGGACAGCGACTATGCGGACGAGCTCGGGTTGCTCGCGGTGACGTTCGATCCCGACCGGGACACCGCCGACCCCCTCCGGTCGTACGGGACGCAGATGGGGATCGACGTCGATGCAGACCACTGGCACTTCCTCCGACCGGCGGACAACGAGACGGCCAAAACTCTCCTCAAAGAGACGTTCGGACTCCCGCTCGAGCGAGACGACGAGCAGTCGGAGGGGTCGGCGAACGAATCGACGAACGAATCGGCGAACGAGTCGTCCGATTCCGGCGGCGAGTACACGTTCACGCATTCTGCCCTCGTCCAACTCGTCAACGATCGCGGCATCGTCGAGCGTGCCTACCCGAGAGCATCCAACCAGCGCGAAACTGTCAACACGCAGGTGATGGTCGAGGACGCGCGAACGGTCGTGGGGGTGACCGAATAG
- a CDS encoding TlpA disulfide reductase family protein, with amino-acid sequence MRRRDLLAGIGSAGVLVSGGAVAAFGIPSPSDSSTGEDDSDGSSGIVGKRRDPLEIETADAPGSEAGTVRVPASDRPTFVDFFATWCAPCKKQMDALVEAHQRVGDEVRFLSVTSESISESELAAWWDDHDGNWTIGLDPTAELTSLYWGTPYPSAVSIDASGRVRWAETGVKTADELVAGIERALEDGDAADGDE; translated from the coding sequence ATGCGGCGACGCGATCTCCTCGCCGGCATCGGCAGTGCGGGCGTGCTCGTCAGCGGCGGTGCCGTCGCCGCGTTCGGTATCCCGTCCCCCAGTGACTCCAGTACCGGGGAGGACGACTCCGACGGGTCGTCCGGCATCGTCGGGAAGCGCCGTGACCCCCTCGAGATCGAGACGGCCGACGCGCCCGGGAGCGAGGCCGGTACCGTTCGTGTTCCGGCATCGGATCGGCCGACCTTCGTCGACTTCTTCGCGACGTGGTGTGCGCCCTGTAAGAAACAGATGGACGCGCTCGTCGAGGCACACCAACGGGTCGGCGACGAGGTCCGCTTTCTGTCCGTGACGAGCGAATCGATCAGCGAGAGCGAACTCGCCGCGTGGTGGGACGACCACGACGGCAACTGGACGATCGGTCTCGATCCGACCGCGGAACTCACCTCCCTCTACTGGGGGACGCCCTACCCTTCCGCCGTATCGATCGACGCCTCGGGGCGCGTTCGGTGGGCCGAGACCGGCGTCAAGACCGCGGACGAACTCGTCGCCGGGATCGAACGGGCCCTCGAGGACGGCGACGCTGCCGACGGGGACGAATAG
- a CDS encoding bacterio-opsin activator domain-containing protein, giving the protein MTGTHRSESIVVVTDTRAGESYLRPRLEKAIEHDVRTVPASGDLESVLGSVPSNGNADADGATDSNREDGETEVSDGGETAPESTASADDGEAASAPPCAVVLELDCPGEIQTVLRRVHATFPDVPTIVAPREGSERLATVALRADATEYVPTERDEDPIDRIVSTVRSQPQPPSDGDDGRYHRILANELPDEAFVIGEDGTYLEAKVRPDSADLYSTAVDELPGTQLEDAFPDQVAAKLQDCLDRAIRTDDVQSVEYDAKTTDGRRRFEARVVPIDQRIRGRRAVVWLARDITERVRRERKLRSRQAQLETLNRINAVVRQVIETLVEAPARDAIEREVCEQLVDSELYCGSWIAERTGDGRLSFRTGAGEAETYLDRVRDLDGDHERPAMRAIQTGEIRTTNRILEDETVPEPLQEAARADDVRSAIAVPITHEDATYGVLTVLASRDDAFSERERAGFRLLGETIGFTIMAVKNRQLLFADTVVELEFRIDGGDTFAFDLSEEYGCICSLEWAGTTANGRTFQYVTIDGLDGETVLAAASEHESVEECRLIHDGEESCTIEMRLAKSGVRTLTNHGATIRDVTVENGVGTYLVEVSQDADVREIAEALTLVYETTELVARREVDRPVRTAAQRRNRILDRLTDRQLTTLRLAYYGGFFDWPRESTGEEIAEAMDISPPTMHQHLRKGLKAILGEFFEGGGHS; this is encoded by the coding sequence ATGACCGGAACGCACCGATCGGAATCGATCGTCGTCGTGACAGATACTCGAGCGGGAGAGAGCTATCTCCGGCCGCGCCTCGAGAAGGCGATCGAGCACGACGTTCGAACGGTCCCCGCATCCGGCGACCTCGAGAGCGTCCTCGGATCTGTGCCATCGAACGGGAACGCCGACGCCGACGGGGCGACCGATTCGAACCGCGAGGACGGGGAGACGGAAGTATCAGACGGTGGCGAGACCGCCCCGGAGAGCACGGCGTCGGCGGACGACGGCGAGGCGGCGTCGGCTCCACCGTGTGCCGTCGTCCTCGAACTCGACTGTCCCGGCGAGATACAGACGGTTCTCCGGCGCGTCCACGCGACGTTCCCGGACGTTCCGACTATCGTCGCGCCACGGGAGGGCAGCGAACGGCTCGCTACCGTCGCGCTCAGGGCCGACGCGACGGAGTACGTCCCGACCGAACGCGACGAGGACCCGATCGATCGGATCGTCTCGACGGTTCGGTCACAACCCCAGCCGCCGTCGGACGGCGACGACGGCCGATACCACCGCATTCTCGCCAACGAACTGCCCGACGAGGCCTTCGTCATCGGCGAGGACGGCACGTATCTCGAGGCGAAGGTCCGACCCGACTCGGCCGACCTGTACTCGACGGCCGTCGACGAGCTTCCCGGAACGCAACTCGAGGACGCGTTTCCCGATCAGGTCGCCGCGAAACTGCAGGACTGTCTCGATCGGGCGATCAGGACCGACGACGTCCAATCGGTCGAGTACGACGCGAAGACGACCGACGGCCGCCGTCGGTTCGAGGCCCGCGTCGTCCCGATCGACCAGCGAATTCGGGGCCGACGGGCCGTCGTCTGGCTGGCGCGAGACATCACCGAACGGGTCCGGCGCGAACGGAAACTCCGCTCGCGACAGGCCCAACTCGAGACGCTCAACCGGATCAACGCGGTCGTCAGGCAGGTGATCGAGACGCTGGTCGAGGCACCGGCCCGCGACGCGATCGAGCGCGAGGTCTGCGAGCAACTCGTCGACTCGGAGCTGTACTGCGGGTCGTGGATCGCCGAGCGGACCGGCGACGGCCGACTATCCTTCCGGACCGGAGCCGGCGAGGCCGAGACCTACCTCGACCGCGTCCGCGATCTCGACGGCGACCACGAGCGTCCGGCCATGCGGGCGATCCAGACCGGCGAGATCCGGACGACGAACCGGATTCTCGAGGACGAGACGGTCCCGGAGCCGCTACAGGAAGCCGCCCGCGCGGACGATGTCCGATCCGCAATCGCCGTCCCGATCACCCACGAGGACGCGACCTACGGCGTGCTCACCGTCCTCGCGAGTCGAGACGACGCGTTCAGCGAACGCGAGCGGGCCGGGTTCAGGCTGCTCGGCGAGACGATCGGGTTCACGATCATGGCCGTCAAGAACCGCCAACTGCTCTTTGCCGACACCGTCGTCGAACTCGAGTTTCGGATCGACGGCGGCGACACGTTCGCGTTCGATCTCTCCGAGGAGTACGGCTGTATCTGCTCGCTCGAGTGGGCAGGCACCACGGCGAACGGGCGGACCTTTCAGTACGTCACGATCGACGGACTTGACGGCGAGACGGTCCTCGCGGCGGCGAGTGAGCACGAGTCCGTCGAGGAGTGTCGACTCATTCACGACGGCGAGGAGAGCTGTACGATCGAGATGCGGCTGGCGAAGTCGGGGGTCCGGACGCTCACGAATCACGGCGCGACGATCCGGGATGTCACGGTCGAGAACGGCGTCGGGACCTATCTGGTCGAGGTCTCCCAGGACGCCGATGTCCGAGAGATCGCGGAGGCGCTGACGCTCGTCTACGAGACCACTGAACTCGTCGCTCGGCGGGAGGTTGATCGACCGGTTCGGACGGCGGCCCAGCGCAGAAACCGGATCCTCGATCGGCTCACCGACCGCCAGCTCACGACGCTGCGACTCGCGTACTACGGCGGCTTCTTCGACTGGCCGCGCGAGAGCACCGGCGAGGAGATCGCCGAGGCGATGGACATCTCGCCGCCGACGATGCACCAGCACCTGCGGAAGGGGCTCAAGGCGATTCTCGGCGAGTTCTTCGAGGGCGGCGGACACAGCTAG
- the otsB gene encoding trehalose-phosphatase produces the protein MAGTESQPRPLEERKPRLRDRLEDAAGLLVCLDFDGTLAPIVEDPDAAAPTERNRDAVAALAETAAITTAVVSGRALADVRERVDGPAIYAGNHGLELARNGSVAVHPIARKRATRIDRLCSILETALSSVPNCRIENKRLTGTVHFRSVPPAAEPIARRITREVVDRFGGDAVEVSTGKRILEIGPDFPWGKGNAVELIAADEPPATTVVYVGDDVTDESAFRAVEPDGIGVRVGGDDPSSASCRVESPAEVASFLSWLGSTGAELVDGPRPTATVD, from the coding sequence ATGGCCGGAACCGAGTCACAGCCGCGGCCGCTCGAGGAGCGGAAGCCGCGACTCCGGGACCGGCTCGAGGACGCCGCTGGACTGCTCGTCTGTCTGGACTTCGATGGGACGCTCGCGCCGATCGTCGAGGATCCGGACGCCGCGGCACCGACCGAGCGAAACCGGGACGCGGTGGCTGCCCTCGCGGAAACCGCGGCGATAACGACGGCGGTCGTCAGCGGCCGCGCGCTGGCGGACGTCCGCGAGCGCGTCGACGGCCCGGCGATCTACGCCGGCAACCACGGGCTCGAACTCGCCCGCAACGGCTCCGTCGCCGTCCACCCAATCGCGCGCAAACGCGCTACCCGGATCGACCGTCTCTGCTCGATCCTCGAGACCGCGCTCTCGTCGGTCCCGAACTGCCGGATCGAAAACAAGCGCCTGACGGGAACGGTTCACTTCCGGTCCGTGCCGCCGGCCGCCGAACCGATCGCCCGGCGGATCACGCGCGAGGTGGTCGACCGGTTCGGCGGCGACGCCGTCGAGGTTTCGACCGGCAAACGGATCCTCGAGATCGGACCGGACTTCCCGTGGGGGAAGGGGAACGCGGTCGAGTTGATCGCGGCCGACGAGCCGCCGGCGACGACCGTCGTCTACGTCGGGGACGACGTCACCGACGAGTCGGCGTTCCGAGCGGTCGAACCGGACGGGATCGGGGTCCGCGTCGGCGGCGACGATCCCTCGAGTGCCTCCTGTCGGGTCGAGTCACCCGCGGAGGTCGCGTCGTTTCTCTCGTGGCTCGGCTCGACCGGTGCCGAACTGGTCGACGGTCCCCGCCCGACCGCGACCGTCGACTGA
- a CDS encoding winged helix-turn-helix domain-containing protein: MKLRQPTDFLILEALEDKGRNVATNLAAHTGKSRKNINTRLPVLEDYGLVNKIGPAERSGLYEISSAGKAALVYRDQYDEVDDFEALIEGPNAGTDQEGEPQASFARGEDDDDETEE; the protein is encoded by the coding sequence GTGAAACTCCGCCAACCAACTGATTTCCTGATCCTCGAGGCGCTCGAGGACAAGGGACGAAACGTCGCAACGAATCTGGCTGCACACACGGGAAAGAGCCGGAAGAACATCAACACCAGACTGCCGGTGCTCGAGGACTACGGGCTCGTCAACAAGATCGGACCCGCCGAGCGGTCCGGGCTCTACGAGATCAGCTCCGCGGGGAAAGCGGCGCTGGTGTACCGAGATCAGTACGACGAGGTCGACGACTTCGAGGCGCTCATCGAAGGGCCAAACGCCGGCACGGACCAGGAGGGCGAGCCACAGGCCAGTTTCGCCCGCGGTGAGGACGACGACGACGAAACCGAGGAGTAA
- a CDS encoding trehalose-6-phosphate synthase, whose protein sequence is MRVTERLSSTTVRKRQRRADGRGRTDEEFGSSGPTCPGSLIVVSNRQPYRHEYEDDAPAADADSASGDGSPPTGADGGARSTADARSITVDEPTGGLTAGLDPVVQQTNGTWIAWGDGEADFDVTDERNCVAVPPDEEAYTLHRLDLSEEAVDSYYYGFSNRVLWPLCHGFPDLIEDRSNDFEWYRTVNERFAEAVADHATDDSVIWLQDYHLALAPRMIRESVPAGATVAQFWHIPWPSPSTFRYCPAGGHILEGLLGNDLLGFHVERYADQFLDCVDRFLPGATVDYARRTVRYEGTTTRVVATPMGVDAESYDRGARSTDPDRLSALFEEYGIPQGTMLGLGLDRLDYSKGIPERLAALERFFERNPDWRGEFTFVQKATPSRTEIDTYEEYGELVRSEVKRINRRFETDDWQPIVYTEDVLPEEDLYALYRRADVMVVSPLIDGMNLVAQEYIAASVDGDGALLLSDRTGAHDRLGSHALTIDPTDTDGVASQLEHALSMPPYERRRRMNTLRQRVFNGDIESWMDTQFDWIRRVHGDRRPGDASAETGSGSGSDSGSDSKEPTPPA, encoded by the coding sequence ATGCGAGTTACCGAGCGGTTGTCGTCGACGACTGTACGCAAACGACAGCGACGGGCCGACGGCCGCGGTCGAACGGACGAGGAATTCGGCTCGAGCGGCCCGACCTGTCCCGGTTCGTTGATCGTGGTTTCGAACCGGCAACCGTATCGTCACGAGTACGAAGACGACGCTCCGGCGGCGGACGCCGATTCCGCGAGCGGCGACGGCTCCCCGCCAACGGGTGCCGACGGCGGCGCTCGTTCGACGGCCGACGCGCGATCGATCACGGTCGACGAACCGACCGGCGGCCTGACGGCCGGTCTCGATCCCGTGGTCCAACAGACCAACGGGACGTGGATCGCGTGGGGCGACGGCGAGGCCGATTTCGACGTGACGGACGAGCGGAACTGCGTCGCCGTCCCGCCGGACGAGGAAGCCTACACGCTGCACCGCCTCGATCTCTCCGAGGAGGCGGTCGACTCCTACTACTACGGCTTCAGCAATCGGGTCCTCTGGCCGCTCTGTCACGGCTTTCCCGACCTGATCGAGGACCGATCGAACGACTTCGAGTGGTATCGGACGGTCAACGAGCGGTTCGCCGAGGCGGTCGCCGACCACGCGACCGACGACTCCGTCATCTGGCTGCAGGACTACCACCTCGCGCTCGCGCCGCGGATGATCCGGGAGTCGGTCCCCGCCGGCGCGACCGTCGCCCAGTTCTGGCACATCCCGTGGCCGTCGCCGTCGACGTTTCGGTACTGCCCGGCCGGCGGTCACATCCTCGAGGGGCTGCTCGGCAACGACCTGCTCGGCTTCCACGTCGAGCGGTATGCCGATCAGTTCCTGGACTGCGTCGACCGGTTCCTGCCGGGAGCGACCGTCGATTACGCTCGCCGAACGGTCCGGTACGAGGGGACGACGACGCGGGTCGTCGCGACCCCGATGGGCGTCGACGCCGAATCGTACGACCGGGGAGCGCGGTCGACCGACCCGGACCGGCTCTCCGCGCTGTTCGAAGAGTACGGGATTCCGCAGGGAACGATGCTCGGACTGGGGCTGGACCGCCTCGACTACAGCAAGGGGATCCCCGAGCGGTTGGCGGCCCTCGAGCGGTTCTTCGAGCGGAATCCGGACTGGCGCGGCGAGTTTACGTTCGTCCAGAAGGCGACGCCGTCGCGCACGGAGATCGACACCTACGAGGAGTACGGCGAACTCGTTCGCAGCGAAGTAAAGCGGATCAATCGCCGCTTCGAGACCGACGACTGGCAGCCGATCGTCTACACCGAGGACGTCCTGCCCGAGGAAGACCTCTATGCGCTCTACCGGCGCGCGGACGTAATGGTCGTGAGCCCGTTGATCGACGGCATGAATCTGGTCGCACAGGAGTACATCGCCGCCAGCGTCGACGGCGACGGCGCGTTGCTGCTGAGCGATCGGACCGGCGCACACGATCGGCTGGGCTCGCACGCCCTGACGATCGATCCGACCGACACTGACGGGGTGGCGTCCCAACTCGAGCACGCGCTCTCGATGCCGCCGTACGAGCGCCGACGGCGGATGAACACGCTTCGCCAGCGCGTCTTCAACGGCGACATCGAATCGTGGATGGACACGCAGTTCGACTGGATCAGACGCGTCCACGGCGACCGGCGGCCCGGCGACGCGAGCGCGGAAACCGGCTCTGGCTCCGGCTCGGACTCGGGCTCCGACTCGAAAGAACCGACGCCGCCAGCGTAG
- a CDS encoding CopG family transcriptional regulator encodes MAKDTVRYPDDVVEEIDSLVEDGMFESKSEFYRFSAEYVLALIDSDHEVKTFNFDEIKSELDISDEDHAKALGADGGTFFLDAVINVRKHGLRGNYEAAERFIDTHYEETDQECIILEELLGTYRGDSA; translated from the coding sequence ATGGCGAAAGATACCGTCAGGTACCCCGACGACGTGGTCGAAGAGATCGACTCGCTCGTCGAAGACGGTATGTTCGAAAGCAAATCCGAGTTCTATCGCTTCTCCGCGGAGTACGTTCTCGCCCTGATCGACTCCGATCACGAGGTGAAGACGTTCAACTTCGACGAGATCAAGTCGGAACTCGATATCAGCGACGAAGACCACGCGAAAGCGCTCGGGGCCGACGGTGGAACGTTCTTCCTCGACGCCGTGATCAACGTCCGAAAGCACGGCCTGCGCGGCAACTACGAGGCCGCCGAACGGTTCATCGATACCCACTATGAGGAGACCGATCAGGAGTGTATCATCCTCGAGGAACTGCTCGGTACCTACCGCGGCGATTCGGCATAA